One region of Jonesiaceae bacterium BS-20 genomic DNA includes:
- the dapB gene encoding 4-hydroxy-tetrahydrodipicolinate reductase has translation MGQKIKVAVLGAAGRMGQTVCAAVTDAPDMELVAALDAGYDLAELAASGAHVAVDFSVPSVTEDNVHHLIDLGIRAVVGTTGWTDESRSRVSEHLAADGRGLSVLIAPNFGLSAVFAMTFAAKAAKYFESAEIIELHHPDKVDAPSGTATHTAQAMAAVRREAGVAPSPDATEHGFEARGADIEGIRVHAVRLRGLVAHEEILLGNPGEQLSIRQDSFARVSFMPGVLLGIREATSHEGLTVGLENLLDLS, from the coding sequence ATGGGACAGAAAATTAAGGTTGCGGTTCTGGGCGCGGCAGGTCGCATGGGACAGACCGTGTGCGCAGCAGTAACCGATGCCCCGGATATGGAACTCGTTGCCGCCCTCGACGCCGGTTATGACCTTGCTGAACTGGCTGCCTCGGGTGCCCACGTAGCCGTAGATTTTAGCGTTCCTAGCGTCACCGAGGACAATGTTCACCACTTGATCGACCTTGGCATCCGTGCGGTCGTAGGCACAACCGGTTGGACTGATGAGAGCCGGTCCCGGGTATCCGAGCACCTAGCCGCTGACGGCCGCGGACTGAGCGTACTGATCGCTCCAAACTTTGGGTTGAGCGCAGTCTTTGCAATGACCTTTGCCGCCAAGGCCGCCAAATACTTCGAATCCGCGGAGATCATCGAGTTGCACCACCCGGATAAAGTCGATGCACCCTCGGGAACCGCAACCCACACCGCCCAGGCTATGGCCGCCGTCCGGCGCGAGGCAGGAGTTGCTCCGAGCCCGGACGCAACCGAGCACGGGTTTGAGGCACGCGGCGCCGACATTGAAGGTATCCGCGTACACGCGGTCCGACTACGCGGTCTGGTTGCCCACGAGGAAATTCTGCTGGGTAACCCCGGTGAACAACTGAGCATTCGCCAGGATTCATTTGCCCGGGTTTCGTTCATGCCCGGAGTCCTCCTGGGTATCCGTGAAGCCACCAGCCATGAGGGGCTGACCGTCGGGCTAGAAAACCTACTCGACCTTTCCTAA
- a CDS encoding tetratricopeptide repeat protein, which yields MRLKSLAGPVAVTVLLGIFVWAIGVRVVAMFQTGEPIAIALATGVAITMVIGVSILGKEWQLAATVQKMANVLAQRGELRQDELPRSPGGRIDRAAADAEFVGLRQVVEDHPGSWQAWFQLGFGYDAAGDRKRARQALRQAAKLFRATSR from the coding sequence ATGCGCCTGAAATCTCTTGCCGGGCCGGTTGCGGTCACCGTTTTGCTGGGCATCTTTGTCTGGGCAATTGGTGTCCGCGTGGTAGCCATGTTCCAGACGGGTGAACCAATCGCTATTGCCCTGGCTACCGGAGTCGCTATCACCATGGTGATCGGTGTGTCAATCCTCGGCAAGGAATGGCAACTGGCGGCAACCGTCCAAAAAATGGCGAACGTGTTGGCGCAGCGCGGCGAGCTACGCCAAGACGAGCTACCCCGGTCTCCCGGCGGGAGAATCGACCGGGCGGCCGCCGATGCGGAGTTTGTAGGGCTCCGCCAAGTGGTTGAAGATCACCCCGGCTCTTGGCAGGCATGGTTTCAGCTTGGTTTTGGTTACGACGCAGCGGGGGACCGCAAGCGAGCCCGCCAGGCACTGCGGCAGGCAGCAAAGCTCTTCCGCGCAACTTCCCGCTAG
- a CDS encoding GNAT family N-acetyltransferase, with the protein MVLFTDQADVSVRPAIVSDAEFYAKVQLAAWGLSHREALGQEILDQFDEAAIAAQWQTAISTPPGAQFALFTALAKDQVVGFAAVSPGTIVALEVAPRFQRQGHGSRLLSASVDRLRRDGAEAVSTWILTTNEPRKSFFGSAGLGPDARVRTLGITSDHTAQEERWSAAF; encoded by the coding sequence ATGGTGCTGTTCACAGATCAAGCAGACGTCTCCGTTCGTCCGGCGATTGTCTCAGATGCCGAGTTTTACGCCAAAGTCCAATTGGCCGCTTGGGGCTTGTCGCACCGCGAAGCTCTTGGGCAAGAGATCTTGGATCAGTTTGATGAAGCAGCCATAGCGGCCCAATGGCAAACGGCAATCTCGACTCCTCCCGGCGCGCAGTTCGCACTGTTCACCGCGTTAGCAAAGGACCAGGTAGTCGGCTTTGCCGCCGTGAGCCCGGGCACGATTGTTGCGCTCGAGGTTGCCCCCCGGTTCCAGCGTCAAGGTCACGGTTCCAGGTTGTTGTCCGCAAGCGTTGACCGGCTGCGCCGCGATGGAGCAGAAGCTGTCAGCACCTGGATTTTGACCACCAACGAACCGCGCAAGTCGTTCTTTGGCTCGGCCGGTTTAGGTCCCGATGCCCGAGTACGGACCCTTGGTATTACTTCCGATCACACGGCTCAAGAGGAACGCTGGAGCGCGGCCTTCTAG
- a CDS encoding thymidylate synthase: MNTEYESLLRHTLAAGTAKADRTGTGTTSLFGHQMRFDLSAGFPLITTKRVHFKSVVGELLWFLRGESNVSWLQKNGIRIWNEWADEHGDLGPVYGVQWRSWPTPDGGHIDQIAQVLETLKADPDSRRMIVSAWNVSELDKMALMPCHAFFQFYVADGKLSCQLYQRSADLFLGVPFNIASYALLTHMVAQQVGLEVGDFIWTGGDCHIYADHLTQVTEQLERTPFPFPTLKLNKAASIFDYTFDDIQLENYQHHPAIKAKVSV, translated from the coding sequence ATGAACACCGAATATGAATCCTTACTGCGCCACACACTGGCTGCAGGTACCGCGAAAGCGGACCGGACCGGAACCGGCACCACCAGCCTATTTGGGCATCAAATGCGCTTCGATTTGAGCGCGGGATTTCCCCTCATCACCACCAAGCGCGTCCACTTTAAGTCCGTGGTGGGCGAACTCCTGTGGTTCTTGCGTGGCGAATCCAACGTGTCCTGGTTGCAGAAAAACGGTATTAGGATCTGGAACGAATGGGCCGACGAACACGGGGACCTAGGCCCGGTCTACGGCGTGCAGTGGCGGTCGTGGCCCACCCCCGACGGTGGGCATATCGATCAGATCGCCCAAGTGCTTGAAACGCTCAAGGCGGACCCGGACTCGCGGCGCATGATTGTGTCAGCCTGGAATGTCTCCGAGCTGGACAAGATGGCGCTCATGCCCTGCCACGCCTTCTTCCAGTTCTACGTGGCGGACGGCAAACTGTCCTGCCAGCTGTACCAACGCTCAGCGGATCTATTCCTGGGCGTGCCATTCAATATTGCCTCCTATGCGCTGCTGACGCACATGGTGGCCCAGCAAGTTGGCCTCGAGGTAGGGGACTTTATCTGGACCGGCGGCGATTGCCACATTTACGCAGACCACCTCACGCAGGTCACTGAGCAACTCGAACGCACCCCGTTCCCATTCCCAACCCTGAAGCTCAACAAGGCAGCTTCCATCTTTGACTACACCTTTGATGATATTCAGTTGGAAAACTACCAGCACCATCCCGCTATTAAGGCGAAGGTGTCGGTGTGA
- a CDS encoding dihydrofolate reductase: MSGPQIASRIAMIWAQTMAGVIGADESIPWHIPEDFAHFKATTMGAPVIMGRKTWQSLPQKARPLPGRTNIVISRDSSFSAPGATLVASIEEAVAAATSDVDQVPSTIWVMGGAAIYDQFMDRAERLVVTVINAAIEGDSYAPQIPNQWTLTQREPATGWQKSKTGLEFAILEYLRT; the protein is encoded by the coding sequence GTGAGCGGACCGCAAATTGCTTCCCGGATCGCTATGATCTGGGCCCAAACCATGGCGGGTGTGATCGGCGCGGACGAGAGCATTCCCTGGCATATTCCTGAGGACTTTGCGCATTTCAAGGCCACCACCATGGGCGCCCCGGTCATTATGGGACGTAAGACGTGGCAGTCCTTGCCGCAAAAAGCCCGCCCGCTTCCCGGCCGCACCAACATTGTGATCTCGAGAGATTCCAGTTTCAGCGCCCCCGGTGCAACGCTTGTTGCATCGATCGAGGAAGCTGTGGCGGCAGCAACCAGCGATGTTGACCAAGTCCCGTCGACCATCTGGGTCATGGGCGGCGCGGCTATCTATGATCAATTCATGGACCGCGCTGAGCGGCTCGTGGTGACGGTCATTAACGCAGCCATCGAGGGTGATTCCTATGCGCCGCAGATTCCAAATCAGTGGACGCTAACGCAGCGGGAACCTGCGACCGGGTGGCAGAAGTCAAAAACCGGCCTGGAATTTGCCATCCTTGAGTACCTGCGTACGTGA
- the dapA gene encoding 4-hydroxy-tetrahydrodipicolinate synthase gives MAATFDSSAPFGAVLTAMVTPFHKDGAIDIDSAVNLAKHLVDQGNDGIVLNGTTGEAPTTHAPEKFELVQAVAEAVGDRAAILAGAGSNDTRHAVRMAEQATAAGAHGILAVTPYYSRPSQAGLAAHMEAIADATDLPVMLYDIPGRSGVRIATPTYERLAAHKNITSVKDATGDVGTAAVNMAATDLVWYSGDDGLFLPFLSLGAVGIVSVVSHVATPTLVEISTAFAAGRHQDAIAAAHRLLPIIEAIMGSGAGVVMVKAALKELGLIPTDTLRLPQVGASEAEIAVVTSALKRFGL, from the coding sequence ATGGCAGCTACGTTTGATTCTTCCGCCCCCTTTGGCGCAGTCCTTACCGCAATGGTGACCCCCTTTCACAAGGATGGGGCAATTGACATTGACTCCGCGGTCAACCTAGCCAAGCACTTGGTTGACCAGGGGAACGACGGCATTGTCTTAAACGGCACAACCGGCGAGGCACCAACCACGCACGCTCCCGAGAAGTTCGAACTCGTCCAGGCCGTCGCCGAGGCAGTCGGGGACCGCGCCGCGATCTTGGCTGGCGCAGGCTCCAATGACACCCGCCATGCGGTCCGTATGGCCGAGCAGGCCACCGCGGCCGGTGCGCACGGAATCCTTGCTGTCACCCCGTACTACTCACGGCCGTCCCAAGCAGGCTTGGCGGCACACATGGAAGCCATTGCTGACGCAACCGACCTACCGGTCATGCTGTATGACATTCCCGGTCGCTCAGGTGTTCGCATTGCGACGCCAACGTATGAGCGGTTGGCCGCCCACAAGAACATTACGTCCGTTAAAGACGCAACCGGTGACGTAGGTACCGCAGCCGTAAACATGGCCGCAACGGACCTCGTTTGGTACTCCGGTGACGACGGCCTGTTCTTACCATTCTTATCCCTCGGCGCGGTTGGTATTGTCTCCGTGGTATCCCACGTAGCCACCCCAACCCTGGTCGAGATTTCAACCGCCTTTGCGGCCGGGCGTCACCAAGATGCCATCGCCGCCGCACACCGGCTCCTGCCGATCATTGAGGCCATCATGGGCTCGGGTGCGGGAGTGGTCATGGTCAAGGCGGCCCTGAAAGAGTTGGGCCTGATCCCAACCGACACCCTGCGCCTGCCACAGGTGGGCGCCTCAGAAGCTGAAATCGCGGTAGTTACTAGCGCACTTAAGCGCTTTGGACTTTAA
- a CDS encoding ribonuclease J: protein MSQSQQELSLPPALASNAFRVVALGGLGEIGRNMAVLEYQGRLLIIDCGVLFPEDNQPGVDVILPDFDYIKDRMDDIEAIILTHGHEDHIGGVPYLLRLRADIPVVGSRLTLAFIEAKLKEHRITPVLHQVREDEVVSFGDFSCEFVAVNHSIPDALAVAVTTPAGTILHTGDFKMDQLPMDGRITDLRAFARLGERGVDLFMVDSTNAEVPGFVTSESEIGPVISEVFASCEGRIVVALFASHIHRVQQVFDAAHAHGRRVVLVGRSMVRNMGIAQDLGYLKIPDGVLIDLRDVGSLPDNQIVLMCTGSQGEPMAALSRIANQTHKISIGHGDTVLLASSLIPGNENAVFRIINGLIRLGARVVHSGNAKVHVSGHASAGELTYCYNILKPKNVMPVHGEVRHLVANGALAVKTGVPAQNVILAEDGVVIDLVDGQASIVGAVPCGFVFVDGSTVGEITEVELKDRRVLSEEGFVSIFAVVDAKSGKITAGPQIQARGFAEADHVFDDIRPQIIAALNQAAASGDADAKQLQQVIRRTVGRWLSTRLRRKPMIVPVVVIAE from the coding sequence GTGAGTCAATCACAACAAGAATTATCGTTGCCACCCGCACTAGCGTCGAACGCGTTTCGTGTTGTAGCCCTTGGTGGTTTGGGCGAAATTGGGCGCAACATGGCTGTGCTCGAATACCAGGGCCGCCTGCTCATCATCGACTGTGGCGTTCTCTTCCCAGAGGACAATCAGCCGGGCGTCGACGTCATTTTGCCGGACTTTGATTACATCAAGGACCGGATGGATGACATCGAAGCGATCATCTTGACCCACGGACACGAAGACCACATTGGTGGTGTCCCATACCTGCTGCGTCTGCGCGCAGACATCCCGGTGGTGGGTTCGCGCCTCACGCTGGCGTTCATCGAGGCGAAGCTCAAAGAGCACAGAATTACGCCGGTCCTGCACCAGGTCCGTGAAGATGAAGTTGTCAGTTTCGGTGATTTCTCGTGTGAATTTGTTGCCGTAAACCACTCGATTCCAGACGCGCTTGCCGTTGCTGTTACCACCCCCGCAGGAACCATCTTGCACACCGGTGACTTCAAGATGGACCAGCTGCCAATGGACGGCCGGATCACCGACCTGCGCGCCTTTGCCCGGTTGGGTGAACGCGGTGTGGACCTGTTCATGGTGGACTCGACCAATGCCGAGGTTCCGGGCTTTGTGACTTCCGAGTCAGAGATTGGCCCGGTTATTTCAGAGGTCTTTGCCTCCTGTGAGGGCCGGATTGTGGTGGCGTTGTTCGCTTCACACATCCACCGCGTGCAACAGGTTTTCGATGCCGCACATGCGCACGGCCGTCGGGTGGTCCTGGTCGGACGCTCAATGGTCCGAAACATGGGCATTGCCCAAGATCTTGGGTACCTCAAGATCCCAGATGGTGTCCTGATTGACCTGCGCGACGTGGGCTCGCTGCCGGACAACCAGATTGTCCTGATGTGCACCGGATCCCAGGGGGAGCCTATGGCTGCGCTGTCACGGATTGCGAACCAAACCCACAAGATCTCGATTGGCCACGGTGACACCGTCCTGTTGGCGTCATCACTGATCCCGGGTAACGAGAACGCTGTCTTCCGCATCATCAACGGCCTGATTCGCTTGGGTGCCCGTGTGGTGCACTCTGGAAACGCCAAGGTTCACGTCTCCGGGCACGCAAGTGCGGGTGAACTTACCTACTGCTACAACATCTTGAAGCCTAAGAACGTCATGCCCGTTCACGGAGAGGTCCGCCACCTGGTGGCGAACGGCGCACTTGCCGTGAAGACCGGTGTGCCTGCCCAGAACGTGATTCTGGCTGAGGATGGCGTTGTTATTGACCTCGTCGATGGGCAAGCCAGCATTGTTGGCGCGGTGCCGTGCGGCTTTGTCTTTGTCGATGGCTCCACGGTCGGTGAGATCACCGAGGTTGAACTCAAGGACCGTCGGGTCCTGTCCGAGGAAGGTTTTGTCTCCATCTTTGCAGTGGTCGACGCCAAGTCCGGCAAGATCACCGCGGGCCCTCAGATTCAAGCGCGCGGCTTTGCCGAGGCAGACCACGTCTTTGATGACATCCGCCCGCAGATCATCGCGGCCCTTAACCAGGCCGCTGCATCCGGCGACGCCGATGCCAAGCAGTTGCAACAGGTCATCCGCCGCACGGTAGGGCGCTGGCTTTCCACGCGTCTGCGCCGCAAGCCAATGATCGTTCCGGTCGTAGTCATCGCGGAGTAA
- a CDS encoding CapA family protein, which produces MKLTTPTTHFQRGKFWPTLVGALAAVLLVACTPNPAAPTNVSDGPLATPQVAVPPSPTPEPEPEPVPSTFNIAAAGDVLPHIPVLQSAKVAAGYDFAPILAGIDPIIDQAALALCHMEVPLLEEGQKPTGYPMFGSTPVIADSLAAQGWDGCSTASNHSVDKGFTGVVSTIDRLESLGMGFTGTARTQEEATAQLYRVDHDDYQTVVAHLSYTEWLNGLSKPKDAPFAVNIMDAEVIIADATAAREVADLVVVSIHDGTEYQTAPNQSQLDIAAALAYSGVVDLYIGHHAHVPQPIELLPGGPRQEGMWTAYGLGNMLSNQSKESCCVAQTSNGLMMLTQVERNGDEPARVTGVSWRALTVDRHAGHRLYDLTELAAAGQGMGKLSAAEVAARHDLVVAAVGDQAPEALDLPQDGHASVTVLPRTP; this is translated from the coding sequence ATGAAGTTGACTACACCGACAACCCACTTTCAGCGTGGAAAGTTCTGGCCCACCCTCGTGGGCGCCCTGGCCGCAGTGTTATTGGTTGCGTGCACTCCAAACCCTGCGGCTCCCACCAACGTCTCCGACGGCCCCTTAGCCACTCCCCAGGTCGCTGTGCCGCCTTCGCCCACCCCGGAACCAGAGCCGGAACCGGTCCCTAGCACCTTCAATATCGCCGCAGCCGGTGATGTCTTGCCTCATATCCCCGTGTTGCAGTCCGCCAAGGTGGCCGCTGGCTACGATTTTGCGCCGATCCTTGCGGGTATTGACCCGATTATCGATCAGGCGGCGCTCGCCCTGTGTCACATGGAGGTTCCGCTGCTCGAAGAGGGGCAAAAACCTACCGGGTACCCAATGTTTGGCTCAACTCCGGTTATCGCAGATTCCCTCGCCGCTCAGGGTTGGGATGGTTGTTCAACCGCTTCTAACCACTCGGTAGACAAGGGGTTTACGGGGGTTGTCAGCACGATTGATCGTTTGGAGTCGCTGGGCATGGGGTTCACGGGAACGGCCCGAACCCAGGAGGAAGCTACCGCACAGCTCTACCGGGTCGATCATGACGATTATCAGACCGTGGTTGCGCACCTGTCCTACACCGAATGGCTTAATGGTCTTTCCAAGCCCAAGGACGCGCCGTTTGCGGTTAATATCATGGACGCCGAGGTCATCATCGCGGATGCTACGGCCGCTCGGGAGGTTGCTGATCTGGTGGTCGTGTCCATTCATGACGGAACCGAGTATCAGACCGCTCCGAACCAAAGCCAACTCGATATCGCCGCCGCTCTTGCTTATTCAGGTGTAGTTGATCTCTACATCGGTCACCATGCGCACGTTCCTCAGCCAATCGAGCTCCTGCCGGGTGGCCCGCGCCAGGAGGGCATGTGGACCGCGTATGGACTTGGCAATATGCTGTCCAACCAAAGCAAAGAGTCTTGCTGCGTGGCCCAGACTTCTAACGGTCTGATGATGCTGACACAGGTGGAACGCAATGGTGACGAGCCAGCCCGGGTCACGGGGGTTTCGTGGCGGGCGTTGACCGTGGACCGCCACGCGGGGCACCGGCTCTACGACCTCACCGAGTTGGCCGCGGCCGGGCAGGGTATGGGCAAGCTTTCTGCGGCTGAGGTTGCCGCCAGGCATGACCTCGTGGTCGCGGCCGTGGGCGATCAAGCGCCCGAGGCTCTCGATCTGCCTCAAGATGGCCACGCATCGGTGACGGTTCTCCCCCGCACGCCCTAG